In Gimesia chilikensis, the following proteins share a genomic window:
- the murQ gene encoding N-acetylmuramic acid 6-phosphate etherase yields the protein MMLEHLTTEQRNPASDRIDAMSSLEIVQLMNAEDAGVAAAVAKESETIAAAVDLIAEAFRRGGRLVYIGAGTSGRLGVLDASECPPTFNSPPEQVVGLIAGGRTALTNAVEGAEDHPEFAIADLQELGLSQDDVLVGIATSGRTPYVIAALQYAREQGAAAIAFTCNQENQLADVADLTICPVVGPEVITGSTRLKAGTATKMVLNMLTTGAMVRIGKTYGNLMVDLRATNKKLIDRSIRILIAFTDLPRDEAETVLEACHGELKTAIVSVKRNVSPERAEELLKQAGGHLRRALDAAE from the coding sequence ATGATGTTAGAGCATTTAACGACCGAACAACGCAACCCGGCATCCGACAGGATTGATGCCATGAGCAGTCTGGAAATCGTGCAGCTGATGAATGCTGAAGATGCCGGCGTGGCTGCAGCCGTCGCGAAAGAATCGGAAACGATTGCTGCTGCCGTCGATCTGATTGCCGAAGCGTTTCGACGCGGTGGTCGACTGGTTTACATCGGCGCAGGGACGTCGGGGCGACTGGGAGTGCTGGATGCCAGTGAGTGTCCACCCACATTTAACAGTCCACCCGAACAGGTGGTCGGGTTAATTGCGGGGGGACGAACTGCCCTGACGAATGCCGTCGAAGGGGCCGAAGATCATCCCGAGTTCGCCATCGCCGATCTGCAGGAACTGGGGCTCAGTCAGGATGATGTCCTGGTTGGAATCGCCACCAGTGGACGCACGCCGTATGTGATTGCCGCTCTGCAATACGCGCGAGAGCAGGGGGCCGCTGCCATCGCGTTTACCTGCAATCAGGAGAATCAGCTGGCGGATGTGGCCGATCTCACTATCTGTCCGGTGGTCGGTCCGGAAGTCATTACCGGTTCCACGCGTCTCAAGGCGGGGACGGCAACCAAAATGGTGTTGAACATGTTGACGACCGGGGCCATGGTGCGGATTGGTAAAACGTATGGCAACCTGATGGTCGATCTGCGGGCCACGAACAAGAAACTGATTGACCGCTCCATTCGAATATTGATCGCGTTTACCGATCTTCCGCGTGACGAAGCCGAGACGGTACTGGAAGCCTGTCATGGCGAATTGAAAACGGCGATCGTGAGCGTGAAACGGAATGTGTCTCCCGAACGTGCAGAAGAACTGCTCAAGCAGGCGGGCGGCCATCTGCGGCGGGCACTGGATGCAGCCGAGTGA